ACCGTGTGTGTACTGGTATGTACCGTGTGTCTGGACTGGTATGTACCGTGTGTCTGGACTGGTATGTACCGTGTGTCTGGACTGGTATGTACCGTGTGTCTGGACTGGTATGTGTGTGTCTGGACTGGTATGTGTGTCTGGACTGGTATGTACAGTGTGTCTGGAATGGTATGTACCGCGTGTGTGTCTGGACTGGTATGTACCGTGTGTGTCTGGACTGGTATGTACCACGTGTGTCTGGACTGGTATGTACCACGTGTGTCTGGACTGGTATGTACCGCGTGTCTGGACTGGCATGTACCGCGTGTCTGGACTGGTATGTAccgcgtgtgtgtgtggaatggTATGTACCGCATGTGTGTGTGGACTGGTATGTAccgcgtgtgtgtgtctgggctggTATGTACCGCGTGTCTGGACTGGTatgttccgtgtgtgtgtgtgtctggactggTATGTACCACGTGTGTCTGGACTGGTATGTACCGTGTGTGTCTGGACTGGTATGTACCACGTGTGTGTCTGGACTGGATATGTTGTACTGTATCTGTGGAATAACCCTGAGTTGGTTCTGTCTGGGTCTGACTATAggtctcattcctctctctttgGTTCTGTCTGGGTCTGACTATAgttctcattcctctctgtttggtTCTGTCTGGGTCTGACTATAggtctcattcctctctctttgGTTCTGTCTGGGTCTGACTATAgttctcattcctctctgtttggtTCTGTCTGGGTCTGACTATAggtctcattcctctctgtttggtTCTGACCAAGAAGGACAATTTGCTGAGGATTCCACCTTGGGTCTTCATGGTCtttggctggtgtgtgtgtgtgtgtgtgtgtgtgtgtgtgtgtgtgtgtgtgtgtgtgtgtgtgtgtgtgtgtgtgtgaaacagtgtATTGTATGTTTGTGTTCCTCAAACTTAACCTTACAGTGTTGTTCTCTTCCACAGCATACCGTTCCTCATCCTTGGAGGTCTGCTCCTGGCAGGAGAGAAGATGCCTGATACTATAGACTCTGCCTTCCTCTATGGCAGGGCTCAGGTGAGAGGATGCCTGATACTATAGACTCTGCCTTCCTCTATGGCAGGGCTCAGGTGAGAGGATGCCTGATACTGTAGACTCTGCCTTCCTCTATGGCAGGGCTCAGGTGAGAGGATGCCTGATACTGTAGACTCTGCCTTCCTCTATGGCAGGGATCAGGTGAGAGGATGCCTGATACGTTAGACTCTGCCTTCTTCTATGGCAGGGCTCAGGTGAGAAGATGCCTGATGCTATAGACTCTGCCTTCCTCTATGGCAGGGCTCAGTTGAGAGGATGCCTGATACGTTAGACTCTGCCTTCCTCTATGGCAGGGCTCAGTTGAGAGGATGCCTGATACGTTAGACTCTGCCTTCCTCTATGGCAGGGCTCAGGTGAGAGGATGCCTGATACTGTAGACTCTGCCTTCCTCTATGGCAGGGCTCAGGTGAGAGGATGCCTGATACTGTAGACTCTGCCTTCCTCTATGGCAGGGCTCAGGTGAGAGGATGCCTGATACTATAGACTCTGCCTTCCTCTATGGCAGGGCTCAGGTGAGAGGATGCCTGATACTATAGACTCTGCCTTCCTCTATGGCAGGGCTCAGGTGAGAGGATGCCTGATACTATAGACTCTGCCTTCCTCTAGGGGCAGGGCTCAGGTGAGGGCTCAGGATGCCTGATACTATAGACTCTGCCTTCCTCTATGGCAGGGCTCAGGTGAGAGGATGCCTGATACTATAGACTCTGCCTTCCTCTATGGCAGGGCTCAGGTGAGAGGATGCCTGATACTATAGACTCTGCCTTCCTCTATGGCAGGGCTCAGGTGAGAGGATGCCTGATACTATAGACTCTGCCTTCCTCTATCTCAGGTGAGAGGATGCCTGATACTATAGACTCTGCCTTCCTCTATGGCAGGGCTCAGGTGAGAGGATGCCTGATACTATAGACTCTGCCTTCCTCTATGGCAGGGCTCAGGTGAGAGGATGCCTGATACTATAGACTCTGCCTTCCTCTATGGCAGGGCTCAGGTGAGAGGATGCCTGATACTATAGACTCTGCCTTCCTCTATGGCAGGGCTCAGGTGAGAGGATGCCTGATACTATAGACTCTGCCTTCCTCTATGGCAGGGCTCAGGTGAGAGGATGCCTGATACTATAGACTCTGCCTTCCTCTATGGCAGGGCTCAGGTGAGAGGATGCCTGATACTATAGACTCTGCCTTCCTCTATGGCAGGGCTCAGGTGAGAGGATGCCTGATACTATAGACTCTGCCTTCCTCTATGGCAGGGCTCAGGTGAGAGGATGCCTGATACTATAGACTCTGCCTTCCTCTATGGCAGGGCTCAGGTGAGAGGATGCCTGATACTATAGACTCTGCCTTCCTCTATGGCAGGGCTCAGGTGAGAGGATGCCTGATACTATAGACTCTGCCTTCCTCTATGGCAGGGCTCAGGAAAGGGGCCACCTGTGATTTTAGTTTACTGGAATACAGATCCACTGTATAGTTCTCCCTGATTTGACTACACTTTACAGATCACATAGATCTGGAGCCAGTCCTAAAGGTTTTACACATCACATAGATCTGGAGCCAGTCCTAAAGGTTTTACACATCACATAGATCTGGAGCCAGTCCTAAAGGTTTTATACTTTACATAGATCTGGAGCCAGTCCTTAAGGTTTTATACTTTACATAGATCTGGAGCCAGTCCTTAAGGTTTTATACTTTACATAGATCTGGAGCCAGTCCTTAAGGTTTTATACTTTACATAGATCTGGAGCCAGTCCTAAAGGTTTTATACTTTACATAGATCTGGAGCCAGTCCTAAAGGTTTTACACATCACATAGATCTGGAGCCAGTCCTAAAGGTTTTACACATCACATAGATCTGGAGCCAGTCCTAAAGGTTTTACACATCACATAGATCTGGAGCCAGTCCTAAAGGTTTTACACATCACATAGATCTGGAGCCAGTCCTAAAGGTTTTATACTTTACATAGATCTGGAGCCAGTCCTAAAGGTTTTACACATCACATAGATCTGGAGCCAGTCCTAAAGGTTTTACACATCACATAGATCTGGAGCCAGTCCTAAAGGTTTTATACTTTACATAGATCTGGAGCCAGTCCTAAAGGTTTTACACATCACATAGATCTGGAGCCAGTCCTAAAGGTTTTACACATCACATAGATCTGGAGCCAGTCCTAAAGGTTTTATACTTTACATAGATCTGGAGCTAGTCCTAAAGGTTTTACACATCACATAGATCTGGAGCCAGTCCTAAAGGTTTTACACATCACATAGATCTGGAGCCAGTCCTAAAGGTTTTACACATCACATAGATCTGGAGCTAGTCCTAAaggtttacctctctctctctttcccctctctcagatCATCAGTACTGCAGTAGTAGTCTCCTGCAGCATCTTGGTAGGTGGTTTCTCTCTGATGGGTCTCAGCCAGGGCACCAAGGAGAACCAGAACTACCAAGCCCTGGAGAGAGCCTCCAACACGGGTACTATAGAGGACCTGAGGCCCCCTGGACACCAGGAGGACCAGAACTACCAAGCCCTGGAGAGAGCCTCCAACACGGGTACTATAGAGGACCTGAGGCCCCCTGGACACCAGGAGGACCAGAACTACCAAGCCCTGGAGAGAGCCTCCAACACAGGTACTATAGAGGACCTGAGGCCCCCTGGACACCAGGAGGACCAGACCCCCCCACTGGAGCCCTCAGCACCAGAGACCAGCAACAACAGTGGTAGCTCACTAGACACATTATTGTTTGTTCTAGTTCTGTAAACTTGGGTGCATTGGTTTACTGGGGATTTTGTGTTGAACTTCGTATGTAAAACCTTAAATTGCCAACCTAAACATATTGTTAAAAAACATGAGTAGTTTGATttaactctgtctgtgtgttgtttttGTGTTCCACCCAGACTGTTGTAGCTGTACACAGCCCGTGCCCGACATGATCAACGGTGCCACCAGGAACGACACTCCCACGTCTCTAACAGGTACAGGAACACAACGTTGTGTTCTAGGTTTATGGGCTGATACCTCGGGCACTGACCTGTTGTGTCCACTGTGGCTTGTGTTGACTGTGAtgctgttgcaaaacgttttgctacggtgtgcactaatgaatacaaccctgttGACTTGTTGTACTGTACCTCCAGGCCAGTGTGGGGCGCTGTGTGaaacccagcagcagcagtgtagtCCACCGGTCCAGGATGACAGACAGCTGGTCAGACACGTCCTGTTGTGTCTACTCCTCATAGTTTCCCTGCTGGCTGTGAGTGTTATCTAcggttctgttctactctattctgttctattctgttctattatattctgtcctgctctgttctactctattctgttctgttctactctattctgttatattctactctactctgttctattctgttctactctattctgttctactctattctgttctactctattctgttctactctattctgttctattctactctattctgttctattctgttctattctattctactctattctgttctattctgttctattctattctgttctactctactctgttctattctgttctaatctactctattctgctcggttctattctgttcttttctgttctactctatgttctattctgttctactctactctgttctattctgctctgctctgttctgttctactctactctgttctattctgctctgttctattctattctgttctactcttgttcaattctgttctgttcaattctgttctactgttctattaTTTTATTGCTTGGCCGTGTCCCCTTTTTCTACCTACCCTTGTTCCTGAAGTGTGCACTAGTTCACTCCAATCTCGAATCTCTTCCCTGAATCGGCACTTGTTAACTCTGAAGTGTGCGCTTTTCATTCCCCCTCTCGCATGTCTTTCAGAACCTGTCCAGTTGTCTATGGTGGTTGTTCAACCAGGACCCTGGTAGACTGTACCTGGAGCTGCAGTTCTTCTGTGCTGTGGCCAACTATGGACAGGTACGCTCATGAGTATCGAAAGGGATTTTACTGTTGCTTACTTTACCTCTCATGTTTCTCAGGGCTTCATTTCGTTTGGTATCTTTGGCCTGGACAGGCACCTGATCATTCTGCCATTCAAGAAGAGGTGAGCTAGGAACTAGGTACTTACTTCAGAGAGCATAGTGCATCGTTGTATGTTGTATTGTCCCAACATCAGCACCTCCTCCTGTATGTTGTATTGTCCCAACATCAGCACCTCCTGTATGTTGTATTGTCCCAACATCAGCACCTCCTCCTGTATGTTGTATTGTCCCAACATCAGCACCTCCTCCTGTATGTTGTATTGTCCCAACATCAGCACCTCCTGTATGTTGTATGGTCCCAACATCAGTACCTCCTGTATGTTGTATTGCCCCAACATCAGTACCTCCTGTATGTTGTATTGCCCTAACATCAGTACCTCCTGTATGTTGTATTGCCCCAACATCAGCACCTCCTGTATGTTGTATTGTCCCAACATCGGCACCTCCTGTATGTTGTATTGTCCCAACATCGGCACCTCCTGTATGTTGTATTGCCCCAACATCGGCACCTCCTGTATGTTGTATTGCCCCAACATCAGCACCTCCTCCTGTATGTTGTATTGTCCCAACATCAGCACCTCCTGTATGTTGTATTGTCCCAACATCAGCACCTCCTGTATGTTGTATTGTCCCAACATCACCTCCTCCTGTATGTTGTATTGTCCCAACATCAGCACCTCCTGTATGTTGTATTGTCCCAACATCACCTCCTCCTGTATGTTGTATTGTCCCAACATCAGCACCTCCTGTATGTTGTATTGTCCCAACATCAGTACCTCCTGTATGTTGTATTGTCCCAACATCACCTCCTCCTGTATGTTGTATTGTCCCAACATCAGCACCTCCTGTATGTTGTATTGTCCCAACATCAGTACCTCCTGTATGTTGTATTGCCCCAACATCAGTACCTCCTGTATGTTGTATTGTCCCAACATCAGTACCTCCTGTATGTTGTATTGTCCCAACATCAGCACCTCCTCCTGTATGTTGTATTGCCCCGAACATCAGCACCTCCTCCTGTATGTTGTATTGTCCCAACATCAGCACCTCCTCCTGTAAGTTGTATTGTCCCAACATCAGCACCTCCTGTATGTTGTATTGTCCCAACATCAGCACCTCCTCCTGTATGTTGTATTGTCCCAACATCAGCACCTCCTCCTGTAAGTTGTATTGTCCCAACATCAGCACCTCCTGTATGTTGTATTGTCCCAACATCAGCACCTCCTCCTGTATGTTGTATTGTCCCAACATCAGCACCTCCTCCTGTATGTTGTATTGTCCCAACATCAGCACCTCCTCCTGTATGTTGTATTGTCCCAACATCAGCACCTCCTCCTGTATGGTGTATTGCCCCAACATCAGCACCTCCTGTATGTTGTATTGTCCCAACATCAGCACCTCCTCCTGTATGGTGTATTGTCCCAACATCAGCACCTCCTGTATGTTGTATTGTCCCAACATCAGTACCTCCTGTATGTTGTATTGTCCCAACATCAGTACCTCCTGTATGTTGTATTGTCCCAACATCAGCACCTCCTCCTGTATGTTGTATTGTCCCAACATCAGCACCTCCTCCTGTATGTTGTATTGTCCCAACATCAGCACCTCCTGTATGTTGTACCTTCCCAACATCAGCACCTCCTGTATGTTGTATTGTCCCAACATCAGTACCTCCTGTATGTTGTATTGTCCCAACATCAGCACCTCCTCCTGTATGTTGTATTGCCCCAACATCAGCACCTCCTCCTGTATGTTGTATTGCCCCAACATCAGCACCTCCTCCTGTATGTTGTATTGTCCCAACATCAGCACCTCCTCCTGTATGTTGTATTGTCCCAACATCAGCACCTCCTCCTGTATGGTGTATTGCCCCAACATCAGCACCTCCTCCTGTATGGTGTATTGCCCCAACATCAGCACCTCCTGTATGTTGTATTGTCCCAACATCAGCACCTCCTCCTGTATGTTGTATTGTCCCAACATCAGCACCTCCTCCTGTATGTTGTATTGTCCCAACATCAGCACCTCCTCCTGTATGGTGTATTGCCCCAACATCAGAACCTCCTGTATGTTGTATTGTCCCAAAGTCAGCACAAGGCCTGATCTAAGTCAGACTTGCCTGAGCCAGGTAGTGTGGCTGTAGAAGATGTGGTTGTTCTGCCCTCTAAGGcgcctgtgtgtgtcctgtccccCAGGTTAGTGAGCCTATGGCAGGGCagggagagtgaggaggagcCCCCCTCTGTGGTTCCAGAGGAGATCAGGCTGACCTGCACTCAGTTTGTCCGCTATCATAAAGACCAGTGTGTTCAGGACATAGTGCCCATCAGAAGGTAGGCCACAACATAAACATCAATTATCATTTATTTCATTTATATATCATTTTTTGTAGCATGATTTCACTCCCAGGACACGTCTGATTGGTGCAGAATCAAAGCTCTAGAATCTATATTAAAACCGTTGACTTGGGTCTCTCGAGTGTCACAGCGGTGTAAGACACtctatcacagtgctagctgtgtcactacagatcctggttcgatcccaggctgtgttgcagccggccgcgaccgggagacccatgaggcggcacacaattggcccagcgtcgtccgggttaggggagggtttggccggcagggatgtccttgtcccatcgtgctctagtgactcctgtggcgggccgggcgtagtgcacgctgacacggtcgccagttgtacggtgtttcctccgacacattggtgcggctggcttccgggttaagcgagcagtgtgtcaagaagcagtgcggcttggctggttTGTGTTTCACCTCTCCAGAGTCCGTacgagagttgcagcgatgggacaagactgtaactaccaatttgaaTATAAAACATTTgggaagaaaaagggggtaaaattatttttaaaaagaaaatttaaaaaaagaaacagTTGACTCTTAAATGGTACTGCATGTGCAGATCTAGTAATCCATAACTAGCATGTTACCTACGAGTTGAACTCGTTCTCTCCTAACATCCTCTCTATGCATGGCCTAGGATTTTACCCCAGATAATATCTTGCATGTTTCTACCACTAATCCTGTCTTTAAAAATGCATTATTGCATTGTACACTCTGTGAATGGACTGAACTTACCACAGTCTTCTTCGTTGGTAATGCATTATTGTACACTCTGTGAATGGACTGAACTTACCACAGTCTTCTTCATTGGTAATGCATTATTGTACACTCTGTGAATGGACTGAACTTACCACAGTCTTCTTCGTTGGTAATGCATTATTGTACACTCTGTGAATGGACTGAACTTACCACAGTCTTCTTCGTTGGTAATACATTATTGTACACTCTGTGAATGGACTGAACTTACCACAGTCTTCTTCGTTGGTAATGCATTATTGTACACTCTGTGAATGGACTGAACTTACCACAGTCTTCTTCGTTGGTAATGCATTATTGTACACTCTGTGAATGGACTGAACTTACCACAGTCTTCTTCACTGGTAATACATTATTGTACACTCTGTGAATGGACTGAACTTACCACAGTCTTCTTCGTTGGTAATACATTATTGTACACTCTGTGAATGGACTGAACTTACCACAGTCTTCTTCACTGGTAATACATTATTGTACACTCTGTGAATGGACTGAACTTACCACAGTCTTCTTCACTGGTAATGCATTATTGTACACTCTGTGAATGGACTGAACCTACCACAGTCTTCTTCGCTGGTAATACATTCTGGTTTTGGAGTGGTACACAATCCTGGTAGCTACTTTTCACCTTCTTGACTTCCTGTTTCTCTTACGGAACTCTCATCCTCACTAccactccttttctctctctgttctcctttctcctcttccttcacATCTCCACCCTAGTGCTTCTGGGGAAAGCctgaacaacaggacagtagctgAATCCTTCCTTTGATACGcaggtgtgagggagagagggttcaGGAGAGGAAGCGCTCCAGGGAGAGACCTGGTCAGGGGACTTATCCTCCATCCCAGGCCCAGACTCAGGCCACTTTCCTGGGCAGTGATCTGGTGGACTGGCTGGTGAGGGCGGGTCTGACCCGGGACAGGGGGGAAGCCCAGCTCTATGGGGCTCAGCTCCAGCAAGGAGGGATACTGCAACACCTCACACACCAGTTTGGCTTCAGGGACGACGCCCTTCTACACTACCGCTTCACTGAGAGGAGCTGGACGCCACCGATGGAGAGGAACAGCAGTATGCCTCCTGTGGCCATGTAATGTtccaagagagggaggaggaggggggggattaCTATTCAGCAGTATGCCTCCTGTGGCCATGTAATGTtcccagagaggaggagggggatgactaTTCAGCAGTATGCCTCCTGTGGCCATGTAATGttcccagagagggaggggggggggatgaCTATTCAGCAGTATGCCTCCTGTGGCCATGTAATGTtcccagagagggaggaggagggggggaggaatgACTATTCAGCAGTATGCCTCCTGTGGCCATGTAATGTtcccagagagggaggagggaggaggagggggattaCTATTCAGCAGTATGCCTCCTGTGGCCATGTAATGttcccagagagggaggggggggggattactATTCAGCAGTATGCCTCCTGTGGCCATGTAATGttcccagagagggagggagggaggaggggggggggattactATTCAGCAGTGTTATTGTCAAGTCACTAAACCTTGACTCGTAAGTCCTAAACCTTGATTTTTAAGTCTTAAACCTTGACTCCTAAATCATGGATTAGAATATTACAACACTGCTATTCAGTGAGATGAAACATTCAGATGGAAATATAATGAGATAGAGCTGACACCATTTAGCATTCCCATTTCCACATATCAGACAATCATATCTGTTCTGTGtcatacatttctatctgaacattTTTGTAACGTTTGCACCCTCCTGAATGAACCCAATAAGAAAGAAAGATGGTGGGCTTCATCCAggctctggtcaagagtagtgcactatgaagggaatagggctctggtcaagagtagtgcactatgaagggattagggctctggtcaagagtagtgcactatgaagggaatagggctctggtcaatgaagggaatagggctctggtcaagagtagtgcactatgaagggattagggctctggtcaagagtagtgcactatgaagggaatagggctctggtcaagagtagtgcactatgaagggaatagggctctggtcaatgaagggaatagggctctggtcaagagtagtgcactatgaagggaatagggctctggtcaagagtagtgcactatgaagggaatagggctctggtcaagagtagtgcactatgaagggaatagggctctggtcaagagtagtgcactatgaagggattagggctctggtcaatgaagggaacagggctctggtcaagagtagtgcactatgaagggaatagggttctggtcaatgaagggaatagggctctggtcaagagtagtgcactatgaagggaatagggctctggtcaagagtagtgcactatgaagggaatagggctctggtcaagagtagtgcactatgaagggaatagggtgccatttaagtgGCCGGTGTGTGCATCCTGAGTCAGCTACTATCCCAGCTGAACCAATCAAATCCACAACCTCAACCAGCTCCAGTATCACAGAGAGACTTTGCATGACATAGAGAAGTCTGCAGTGACTGAGATGTTGCACTGAGACTATTCAACTATTTCATATGCAACTGAACTGCCGTGTTGTTTTGTAAGTCTCCTGTAATACTGTTGTAATGGACTTGAAAGACTCCTGTAATACTGTTGTAATGGACTTGAAAGACTCCTGTAATACTGTTGTAATGGACTTGAaagactactgtaatactgttgtAATGGACTTGAaagactactgtaatactgttgtAATGGACTTGAaagactactgtaatactgttgtAATGGACTTGAaagactactgtaatactgttgtAATGGACTTGAAAGACTCCTGTAATACTGTTGTAATGGACTTGAAAGACTCCTGTAATACTGTTGTAATGGACTTGAaagactactgtaatactgttgtAATGGACTTGAAAGACTCCTGTAATACTGTTGTAATGGACTTGAAAGACTCCTGTAATACTGTTGTAATGGACTTGAAAGACTCCTGTAATACTGTTGTAATGGACTTGAaagactactgtaatactgttgtAATGGACTTGAAggactactgtaatactgttgtAATGGACTTGAAAGACTCCTGTAATACTGTTGTAATGGACTTGAAAGACTCCTGTAATACTGTTGTAATGGACTTGAAggactactgtaatactgttgtAATGGACTTGAAAGACTACTGTATTACTGTTGTAATGGACTTGAAggactactgtaatactgttgtAATGGACTTGAAAGACTCCTGTAATACTGTTGTAATGGACTTGAAggactactgtaatactgttgtAATGGACTTGAA
This genomic window from Oncorhynchus nerka isolate Pitt River linkage group LG2, Oner_Uvic_2.0, whole genome shotgun sequence contains:
- the LOC115117853 gene encoding lysosomal cholesterol signaling protein-like, whose amino-acid sequence is MDTYVAIHGKNISHNPLSSTQAMSIDKLFPALLECFGIILCGYIAGRTDIITSCQAKGLGNFVSKFALPALLFKNMVLLDFNNVIWSFLWSILIAKVSVFVLVCVLTLAVASPESRYSKAGLYSIFATQSNDFALGYPIVDALYRNTYPEYLQYIYLVAPVSLMFLNPIGFAFCEVQKWKDHPERQQGKLQIVRVVLLQVLKNPIVFMVVVGIVSHFALGQRIPAVMEEFVDGLANSFGGAALFYLGLSMVGQVGKLTRSTGVALILLITAKLLVMPLICKDMVDLLDSTGSNSSSLNHSSLSNYAFLYGVFPPAPSVAIYASQYNMELDVVTSGMVISTFLSAPIMYVSAWLLTIPLMNPKPLVTELQNVSFNISIVSLVALVWTIAVILLSKKFKRLPHMFSMNLFLAQFLVCVGMILWNFVVKQEDILGQVLTFTLLYGSLYSTYVWTGLIPLCLVLTKKDNLLRIPPWVFMVFGWCVIPFLILGGLLLAGEKMPDTIDSAFLYGRAQIISTAVVVSCSILVGGFSLMGLSQGTKENQNYQALERASNTGTIEDLRPPGHQEDQNYQALERASNTGTIEDLRPPGHQEDQNYQALERASNTGTIEDLRPPGHQEDQTPPLEPSAPETSNNSDCCSCTQPVPDMINGATRNDTPTSLTGQCGALCETQQQQCSPPVQDDRQLVRHVLLCLLLIVSLLANLSSCLWWLFNQDPGRLYLELQFFCAVANYGQGFISFGIFGLDRHLIILPFKKRLVSLWQGRESEEEPPSVVPEEIRLTCTQFVRYHKDQCVQDIVPIRRCEGERVQERKRSRERPGQGTYPPSQAQTQATFLGSDLVDWLVRAGLTRDRGEAQLYGAQLQQGGILQHLTHQFGFRDDALLHYRFTERSWTPPMERNSSMPPVAM